One segment of Methanofollis sp. DNA contains the following:
- a CDS encoding transporter substrate-binding domain-containing protein, which translates to MDKKNLKHHDNIDVVMFDSTVINDVISGKKLQKIGSVDTGEQFGITVRKGDNELLSTINDGLEKFMNDPYRRELIPKYTME; encoded by the coding sequence ATGGACAAGAAGAACCTCAAGCACCATGACAACATCGATGTGGTGATGTTCGACAGCACCGTGATCAACGACGTCATCTCCGGCAAGAAACTCCAGAAGATCGGGTCCGTCGACACCGGGGAGCAGTTCGGGATCACGGTCCGGAAGGGCGACAACGAACTCCTCTCTACGATCAACGACGGCCTTGAGAAGTTCATGAACGACCCCTACAGGCGGGAACTCATCCCGAAGTACACGATGGAGTGA
- a CDS encoding asparagine synthetase B family protein has product MIEGIIRSYPAAPEIGRLREIASGIIGEFCIIIESDGHLFCISDRTRSIPLFYATNRDQIIVSDDANVIRSIMHPALDPESAAEFLVTGYVTSEGTLFQGLKQTNAGEILVLEKRTGSIRTTPYYRYLHGDYYQEDGTALMNALDEILYRAFARLMASTAGRGQQIVVPLSGGLDSRIIAAMLRIVGAKDVVCYNYGHPTNRESRASQKVAEALGYPWHFIEYTQDAWEECYTSPEMRTYQKYSGNLASQPHIQDFFAVHTLKKEGIVQDNAVFVPGHAGDMLSGSHIPASYRKDGEYSQEKVIDDLLTKHYSLLGWNHNGLRSLYSQKIALGCGDIRVHDNDSCANAIEYFDFYERQAKFIVNAVRVYEFFGYSWSLPLWDAELINFYLHVPLHHRIGQKLYKRYARERLFVGKYEGLRKIECTSRFETPLNNFLSDARHGPSFLMHLICTGGQKTSWYNKILAMLEENRLPLPEVLMQYPSLVSLVGQESAAPEIRLNGLIIQNYLSLIIPDDGLQGSCPEAGESRIE; this is encoded by the coding sequence ATGATCGAGGGTATAATACGGTCATATCCCGCCGCTCCGGAGATTGGTCGACTCAGAGAGATAGCATCCGGGATCATCGGCGAATTCTGCATCATCATCGAAAGTGACGGCCACCTCTTCTGCATATCTGACCGTACACGGAGTATCCCCCTTTTTTATGCCACAAACAGGGACCAGATCATCGTATCAGACGATGCAAATGTCATCAGGTCCATCATGCACCCGGCACTGGACCCTGAGAGTGCGGCAGAATTTCTGGTGACAGGGTATGTGACCAGCGAAGGCACGCTTTTTCAGGGCCTGAAGCAGACGAATGCAGGCGAGATCCTTGTCTTAGAGAAAAGAACGGGATCGATCCGTACAACCCCCTACTATCGGTACCTTCATGGCGACTACTACCAGGAGGACGGGACAGCATTGATGAATGCCCTGGACGAAATCCTGTACCGGGCCTTCGCGAGGCTGATGGCATCCACTGCCGGGAGAGGGCAACAGATTGTCGTTCCTTTGAGCGGCGGACTCGATTCCCGGATCATCGCCGCAATGCTCCGAATTGTGGGGGCGAAAGATGTTGTCTGCTATAATTACGGGCACCCCACCAACAGGGAGAGCAGAGCAAGTCAAAAAGTGGCGGAGGCACTGGGGTACCCCTGGCATTTCATCGAGTACACGCAGGACGCGTGGGAAGAGTGCTACACGTCCCCTGAGATGAGGACGTACCAGAAATATAGCGGAAACCTTGCGTCGCAACCTCATATTCAGGATTTTTTTGCCGTGCATACGCTGAAAAAAGAGGGCATTGTTCAGGACAATGCAGTCTTTGTGCCGGGGCACGCGGGGGATATGCTCAGCGGGTCGCATATCCCGGCATCGTACCGGAAAGACGGGGAGTATTCGCAGGAAAAAGTGATAGATGATCTTCTCACAAAACATTACTCCCTGCTGGGCTGGAACCACAATGGTCTTCGTTCTCTCTATTCACAGAAGATTGCACTGGGGTGCGGGGATATCAGGGTCCACGACAATGACTCCTGTGCAAACGCCATTGAATATTTTGATTTCTACGAACGCCAGGCAAAGTTCATCGTAAACGCGGTTCGTGTGTACGAATTTTTCGGCTATTCCTGGAGTTTGCCCTTATGGGATGCCGAGTTGATCAATTTTTACCTGCATGTACCCCTCCACCACCGCATCGGACAGAAATTGTACAAGAGGTATGCCCGGGAGAGATTGTTTGTCGGAAAATATGAGGGGCTTCGCAAGATAGAATGTACGAGCAGATTTGAGACGCCCCTGAACAACTTCCTCTCAGATGCAAGACACGGGCCGTCCTTTCTCATGCACCTCATCTGTACAGGGGGACAAAAAACATCATGGTACAACAAAATTCTTGCCATGCTGGAAGAAAACCGCCTGCCCCTTCCTGAGGTGCTGATGCAATACCCCTCCCTTGTCTCACTGGTCGGCCAGGAAAGCGCAGCCCCTGAGATCAGACTGAACGGCCTTATCATACAAAATTATCTGAGTCTTATCATCCCTGACGACGGACTCCAGGGCTCCTGTCCGGAGGCCGGAGAGAGTCGGATCGAGTAA
- a CDS encoding GNAT family N-acetyltransferase, protein MTRSLIGYMNAEDFDSLHIVNAPEWRDIRCFIWEGWQTNVLYTYYIDPAAVSLSRNAKRNVKKGTETGIVIRKSEDIDTFYKLFERTFQNRGMAPPLQKPLFRSIFETFHARGNCELVTAQNQDGEMISGDFYLFDNRRVYRWAAATSHESKASGASFLLLSESIREFKERGYREMNLMTANIPYLAEFTQNFSPSLVPYYGVTKKSAYLKLSSAIMGT, encoded by the coding sequence GTGACACGGTCCCTGATCGGGTATATGAATGCGGAGGATTTTGACAGCCTTCATATTGTGAACGCTCCGGAGTGGAGAGATATCAGGTGCTTCATCTGGGAAGGGTGGCAGACCAATGTGTTGTATACGTACTATATCGACCCGGCCGCGGTCAGTTTGTCGAGAAATGCAAAGAGGAATGTGAAAAAAGGAACAGAAACCGGGATTGTAATCCGAAAATCAGAAGACATCGACACATTCTATAAACTCTTCGAGCGTACTTTCCAGAACAGGGGCATGGCGCCACCCCTTCAGAAACCCCTGTTCCGCAGCATATTCGAGACCTTCCACGCACGCGGGAACTGCGAACTGGTCACCGCGCAGAACCAGGATGGTGAGATGATCAGCGGGGATTTCTATCTCTTCGACAACCGGAGGGTCTACCGCTGGGCCGCCGCGACCAGTCACGAGTCCAAGGCTTCCGGGGCCTCCTTCCTCCTTCTCTCCGAGTCCATCCGGGAGTTCAAGGAGAGGGGATACCGCGAGATGAACCTGATGACCGCAAATATTCCCTATCTTGCCGAGTTTACCCAGAATTTCAGTCCGAGTCTCGTCCCCTATTACGGGGTGACGAAAAAGTCCGCGTACCTGAAACTCTCTTCCGCGATCATGGGTACCTGA
- a CDS encoding dihydrolipoyl dehydrogenase encodes MKEYDLIVIGTGSAMPVVDAVLEENPDTRIAVIDRDEPGGICLTRGCIPSKMLLYPAELVREIERATAFGIDASLKGIDFLRVMERMREAVGRDVAEIRRALDESPNVDYYHAIASFTAPYTLSVDGTEIHAEKILLCTGSKPGIPPVAGLESVPYLTSDTLLGLDAIPPTVAVIGGGYIAAEYGHFLAAMGSEVTVIGRNPQFIPEEEPEVSALAQKALGEHLTIVTGQEVRSAETRPGGKVGLVARDRGTGEEAEYVTDAVLVASGRSPNTDILHPERGGIRTDARGWIEVDDHLQTSQPGIWALGDANGKYLFKHVANYEARIVYFNAVLGERVRADYRVVPHAVFTWPEIAAVGMTEREAVEAHGADRVSIGFQRYQDTAKGEAMGIRDGFVKVIVENRSGHVLGAHIIGPSASVLIQEVVTLMYTDLHARTLVLESMHIHPALSEVVQRAFSSLMSPADYRRLLDDYGL; translated from the coding sequence ATGAAGGAGTACGACCTCATCGTTATCGGCACAGGTTCGGCGATGCCTGTCGTGGACGCGGTCCTTGAGGAGAACCCGGACACCCGCATTGCGGTCATCGACAGGGACGAACCCGGCGGGATCTGCCTGACGCGTGGGTGCATCCCCTCGAAGATGCTGTTGTACCCGGCAGAACTGGTGCGGGAGATCGAGAGGGCGACCGCATTCGGCATCGATGCGAGCCTGAAGGGCATCGACTTTCTGCGGGTCATGGAGAGGATGCGGGAGGCGGTCGGCCGCGATGTTGCGGAGATCAGGAGGGCGCTCGATGAATCGCCGAATGTCGATTATTATCATGCCATCGCCTCCTTCACCGCTCCATACACCCTCTCCGTGGACGGGACCGAGATCCATGCGGAAAAGATCCTCCTCTGCACCGGTTCGAAGCCCGGCATCCCTCCGGTCGCCGGGCTTGAGAGCGTCCCCTACCTGACAAGCGACACCCTCCTCGGACTGGACGCCATCCCGCCGACCGTGGCGGTCATCGGCGGCGGGTACATCGCCGCGGAGTACGGCCACTTCCTCGCCGCCATGGGTTCCGAGGTCACGGTCATCGGGAGAAACCCGCAGTTCATCCCTGAGGAGGAACCAGAAGTCTCGGCACTGGCACAGAAGGCGCTTGGAGAGCACCTCACCATCGTCACCGGCCAGGAGGTCAGGAGTGCGGAGACCCGCCCCGGCGGGAAGGTCGGGCTTGTCGCCCGCGACCGGGGCACCGGAGAGGAGGCGGAGTACGTCACCGATGCCGTGCTCGTGGCCTCAGGGCGGAGCCCGAACACCGACATCCTCCACCCGGAAAGAGGGGGTATCAGGACCGACGCACGCGGCTGGATCGAGGTCGACGACCACCTTCAGACGTCGCAGCCCGGCATCTGGGCGCTCGGCGACGCAAACGGGAAGTACCTCTTCAAACATGTGGCGAACTACGAGGCGCGGATCGTGTACTTCAATGCCGTCCTCGGCGAGCGCGTCAGGGCCGACTACAGGGTCGTCCCGCATGCGGTCTTTACCTGGCCGGAGATCGCCGCTGTCGGCATGACGGAGAGGGAGGCTGTCGAGGCGCACGGGGCCGACAGAGTCTCCATCGGTTTCCAGCGGTACCAGGACACGGCGAAGGGGGAGGCGATGGGAATCCGCGACGGCTTCGTCAAGGTGATCGTCGAGAACAGAAGCGGCCATGTCCTCGGCGCCCACATCATCGGGCCGTCGGCCTCGGTCCTCATTCAGGAGGTCGTCACCCTGATGTACACGGATCTGCATGCCAGAACGCTCGTCCTGGAGAGCATGCACATCCATCCGGCACTCAGCGAGGTCGTCCAGAGAGCATTTTCATCTCTCATGAGTCCGGCAGACTATCGTAGGCTTCTGGACGATTACGGGCTTTGA
- the mmp10 gene encoding methyl coenzyme M reductase-arginine methyltransferase Mmp10 (Mmp10 (methanogenesis marker protein 10) is a cobalamin-requiring radical SAM methyltransferase that creates the methylarginine modification to methyl coenzyme M reductase.), which yields MAHLTVDIGGRPGVDCRGFCEYCYFKHVGEVEPFGCRYCLPFKVGCDYCTRGVKEQYSGFKPLSTVADDTLAQLQMIGDDLSRITISGGGDPSCYPEFRDLVEILGSMGVPLHIGYTSGKGFDDPEIADFLVDNGLSEVSYTIFSADPERRRRYMHDPTPEASLAVMRRLCEKIDVYAAAVVIPGVNDGEDLEQTCAWLDEAGAKGLILMRFANSTDQGLILGNAPIIPGQQVESVEAFRDRVTDLNARFSLKISGTPLWDPEIGSPFAILQEPDLLARLPRVRGKASVVSGTVATPFIQQVLDACGGGCRVVPVQKEIACLITIDDLAALDLADLEEAVVLPGRSFVHDRQAAEVLGRDGTVRAVLRGPEMLTADAETSMGMRKEEVLQMELDGFAALIHLINQNG from the coding sequence ATGGCTCATCTGACCGTGGACATTGGCGGGCGCCCGGGCGTCGACTGCCGGGGCTTCTGCGAGTACTGCTATTTCAAGCATGTCGGGGAGGTCGAACCCTTCGGGTGCAGGTATTGCCTGCCCTTCAAAGTGGGCTGCGATTACTGCACACGAGGCGTGAAAGAGCAGTACAGCGGGTTCAAACCCCTATCCACGGTCGCCGACGACACCCTTGCCCAGCTCCAGATGATCGGGGACGATCTCTCCCGGATCACCATCAGCGGCGGGGGAGACCCGAGTTGCTACCCTGAATTCCGCGACCTCGTCGAGATCCTGGGAAGCATGGGCGTGCCCCTCCATATCGGCTATACCAGCGGGAAGGGTTTTGACGACCCGGAGATCGCCGACTTCCTCGTCGACAACGGGCTCTCAGAGGTCTCGTACACGATCTTCTCGGCCGACCCCGAACGCCGGCGGCGATACATGCACGACCCTACCCCCGAGGCCTCCCTTGCGGTCATGCGCCGCCTCTGCGAGAAGATCGACGTCTATGCCGCCGCGGTGGTCATCCCTGGCGTCAATGACGGCGAGGATCTCGAACAGACCTGTGCCTGGCTCGACGAAGCAGGAGCAAAGGGCCTGATCCTGATGAGGTTTGCAAATTCTACCGACCAGGGCCTGATCCTCGGCAATGCACCGATCATCCCTGGCCAGCAGGTCGAGAGCGTCGAGGCGTTCAGGGACCGGGTCACCGACCTGAATGCCCGGTTCTCTCTCAAGATCAGCGGTACCCCTCTCTGGGACCCGGAGATTGGGTCGCCCTTCGCCATCCTCCAGGAACCCGACCTCCTTGCGAGACTCCCGAGGGTGCGGGGGAAGGCGTCAGTGGTCAGCGGGACTGTCGCCACGCCCTTCATCCAGCAGGTCCTGGACGCCTGCGGTGGCGGGTGCAGGGTCGTGCCCGTGCAGAAGGAGATCGCCTGCCTGATCACCATCGACGACCTTGCCGCCCTCGACCTCGCGGACCTGGAGGAGGCCGTGGTCCTGCCAGGCCGCTCCTTTGTCCATGACCGCCAGGCGGCGGAGGTGCTTGGCCGTGACGGGACGGTGCGGGCGGTGCTCCGCGGCCCGGAGATGCTCACCGCCGACGCCGAGACCTCGATGGGGATGCGGAAAGAAGAGGTCCTCCAGATGGAACTCGACGGCTTTGCCGCCCTCATCCACTTGATAAACCAGAATGGGTGA
- a CDS encoding polysaccharide deacetylase family protein codes for MKTKRLPWCNFQDIIAMEQAYGARSTFFFLVLDPDSEDYAYDIEDLGPDLGMIVDQGHEVGLHGGHQTYNNPDDIREKKRRLEKLLNEPIVGYRNHYLKIKVPETWEYLSKAGFQYDSTMGFADCAGFRNGMCYPFKPFDLRNNRPMDIVEIPLAIMDKTLFYYMHLDLDLSWELTRQIIENVKQCHGVLNVLWHNNCMSGDYLKLYIKLMDYCSKEGAWMTSGKELYDWWSRYL; via the coding sequence ATGAAGACGAAGAGGTTGCCCTGGTGCAATTTTCAGGACATTATCGCGATGGAACAGGCCTATGGTGCCAGATCAACCTTTTTCTTTCTCGTTCTGGACCCTGACAGCGAGGATTATGCCTATGACATCGAAGACCTGGGGCCGGATCTTGGCATGATCGTGGACCAGGGACACGAGGTCGGCCTCCATGGGGGCCACCAGACCTATAATAATCCCGACGATATCAGGGAGAAAAAAAGACGGCTGGAAAAATTGCTGAATGAACCGATAGTAGGTTATCGGAACCACTATCTCAAGATTAAAGTGCCTGAGACCTGGGAATATCTCTCAAAGGCCGGGTTTCAGTATGATTCGACGATGGGATTTGCCGATTGCGCCGGTTTCAGAAATGGGATGTGTTATCCATTCAAACCGTTTGACCTCAGGAATAACCGGCCGATGGACATCGTCGAGATCCCTCTCGCGATCATGGACAAGACGCTCTTTTATTACATGCATCTTGACCTGGACCTCTCGTGGGAGCTGACCCGGCAGATTATTGAGAATGTGAAGCAGTGCCATGGCGTTCTCAATGTCCTCTGGCATAACAACTGCATGTCAGGGGACTATCTGAAACTGTATATAAAACTTATGGATTATTGTTCAAAGGAAGGTGCATGGATGACATCGGGCAAGGAGCTTTATGATTGGTGGTCCAGGTATCTCTGA
- a CDS encoding glycerophosphodiester phosphodiesterase family protein: protein MFIIGHRGARAAARENTLHAVEVGIACADYVEVDVRLSREGMPVVIHDATLDRTTDGSGAVCTYLLSELKALDTGDGEQIPGLQEVVSLVTGGGAACLSRSRRRGVRRRSAACWTAMILKNS from the coding sequence ATGTTCATCATCGGTCACCGGGGTGCCCGGGCGGCGGCCCGGGAGAACACACTGCATGCAGTGGAGGTCGGTATCGCATGCGCCGATTATGTCGAGGTCGATGTCCGTTTGAGTCGTGAGGGTATGCCTGTTGTCATACACGACGCCACCCTCGACCGTACGACCGACGGCAGCGGGGCCGTATGCACGTACCTGCTCTCAGAACTGAAGGCGCTCGACACCGGAGACGGAGAACAGATCCCGGGTCTTCAGGAGGTCGTCTCTCTGGTCACCGGGGGCGGTGCGGCCTGTTTGTCGAGGTCAAGGAGAAGGGGAGTGAGGAGACGGTCTGCCGCGTGCTGGACGGCTATGATCCTGAAAAACTCTTAG
- a CDS encoding asparagine synthetase B family protein, translating into MQVEIRLSNHFSPWRHVETDKADCSIKGHIFVDNRLADDEEIASRLSQEISGPVTDRKDLAGLLSHLNGEYVIVIDAPDRVLCVVDRIRSIPIYYSEIPGKLLISDDAHALKEAMATGPDDRRAAEFLVTGFVTGRGTLFHGIEQIQAGEFLLYDKITGKTDLYPHYCYQHGEFFPASEKQMIEQLDRVCTNIFNRLIETTVEQGKHIVVPLSGGLDSRILVAMLKRLGVEDVTCFTYGIRNNRESRFGREVADALGYPWYFVEYTAAKWEEMYCSPELVEVLRYSGNLTALPHIQDMAAVRELKKLDIIPDGSVFVPGHGADVLSGCKIPPSYNIRRGCTSEEAIHYVLADHHSYWDWGNDGLLTKIFEERIRSIIPAVRADDRESGANAIEFFDYRERQAKYIINSVRTYEYYGYEWRIPFWDNEFMEFFMKVPLQYRMKQRLYKLFAREKLFTGDLKELKYIECTTKIDDSLPQRWISAQNKLRLIYDRIADRGIYALWYRDLQSMLLKKNSLMTDISSSRYPLVRTMVMQRRHDPSALTIISLLNLEYLLQCGDIPRLDEGDVKSKKECIWDVGISDYSRETPR; encoded by the coding sequence GTGGAGACATGTAGAGACGGATAAAGCGGATTGCTCTATCAAAGGCCACATATTCGTCGATAACCGCCTGGCAGACGACGAAGAGATAGCATCACGTCTTTCCCAGGAGATATCCGGGCCCGTAACCGACAGGAAGGATCTCGCGGGACTGCTCAGCCACCTGAACGGAGAATATGTGATCGTCATTGATGCACCTGATCGCGTGCTCTGTGTCGTCGACAGGATCCGGAGCATTCCGATCTATTATTCTGAAATTCCGGGGAAACTCCTCATCTCCGACGACGCACATGCCCTGAAAGAGGCAATGGCCACAGGACCGGATGACAGACGAGCGGCCGAATTCCTGGTAACCGGTTTTGTCACCGGCAGAGGCACTCTCTTCCACGGGATAGAACAGATACAGGCAGGGGAATTTCTTTTATATGATAAGATCACGGGAAAAACGGACCTGTATCCCCATTATTGCTATCAGCACGGAGAATTTTTCCCGGCCTCCGAAAAGCAGATGATCGAGCAGCTGGATCGTGTCTGCACGAACATCTTCAACCGCCTCATCGAAACCACCGTCGAACAGGGGAAACATATCGTCGTCCCCTTGAGCGGCGGACTCGACTCCAGAATCCTTGTGGCGATGCTCAAAAGGCTCGGAGTCGAGGACGTAACCTGTTTCACGTACGGGATCAGAAACAACCGGGAATCACGTTTCGGCAGGGAGGTGGCCGATGCACTGGGGTACCCCTGGTATTTCGTCGAATATACCGCGGCAAAGTGGGAAGAGATGTACTGCTCACCTGAACTGGTGGAAGTACTCAGGTACAGCGGAAATCTCACTGCCCTCCCTCATATTCAGGACATGGCCGCCGTCAGGGAACTGAAAAAACTCGACATAATCCCTGATGGATCGGTTTTTGTCCCGGGCCACGGTGCAGACGTGCTCTCCGGGTGTAAAATACCCCCATCATATAATATCAGGCGGGGATGCACCTCGGAAGAGGCCATACACTACGTTCTTGCCGACCACCATTCCTACTGGGACTGGGGCAACGACGGACTGCTCACGAAAATCTTTGAAGAGAGGATCCGGTCCATTATCCCTGCAGTCCGTGCCGATGACAGGGAGTCAGGGGCAAATGCAATAGAATTTTTTGATTATAGAGAGAGACAGGCAAAATATATCATCAACTCGGTTCGGACGTACGAGTATTACGGCTATGAGTGGAGGATCCCGTTCTGGGACAATGAATTCATGGAATTCTTCATGAAAGTTCCCCTGCAGTACCGGATGAAGCAGAGATTGTACAAACTATTCGCGCGCGAGAAGCTCTTCACCGGCGACCTGAAAGAATTAAAATATATCGAGTGTACGACCAAAATAGACGATTCCCTCCCTCAGAGATGGATCTCGGCCCAGAACAAACTCAGACTGATATACGACCGTATCGCGGACAGGGGGATCTATGCCTTGTGGTACCGGGACCTCCAGTCCATGCTGCTCAAAAAGAATTCTCTTATGACAGATATCAGCAGCAGCAGGTACCCTCTCGTCAGGACGATGGTGATGCAGCGCAGGCACGATCCGTCTGCATTAACAATCATCAGTCTCCTGAACCTTGAATATCTCCTGCAGTGTGGAGATATTCCGCGTCTTGACGAAGGAGACGTGAAAAGCAAAAAAGAATGTATCTGGGATGTCGGCATTTCTGATTATTCCAGAGAGACTCCGCGATGA
- the cas7c gene encoding type I-C CRISPR-associated protein Cas7/Csd2 yields MTKLENKIDFAVVVSVKNANPNGDPLNGNRPRENYDGCGEISDVCLKRKVRNRMQDMGQPVFVKSDDRSDDGFKSLKERADACKPFADAIKKKNVEKAKEIACSEWLDVRSFGQVFAFKGDDASIGIRGPVSVHPAFSVNSIDVTALQITKSVNSVSGAKKASDTMGMKYRVDFGMYVFYGSINCQLAEKNGFSTEDAESIRKALITLFENDSSSARPEGSMEVCRVFWWKHNSKSGQYSSAKVHRTLHVQSKTDAPKSVEDYEIMVDRLEGLEPEIFEGA; encoded by the coding sequence ATGACAAAACTTGAAAACAAGATTGATTTCGCAGTTGTTGTGTCGGTGAAGAATGCCAACCCGAACGGTGATCCACTGAATGGAAACCGACCGCGCGAAAATTATGACGGATGCGGTGAGATCTCGGATGTGTGTCTGAAACGAAAGGTCCGGAACCGAATGCAGGATATGGGGCAACCGGTTTTTGTGAAGTCCGATGACCGCAGTGATGATGGCTTTAAGAGTTTGAAGGAGCGGGCGGATGCCTGTAAGCCATTTGCCGATGCCATTAAGAAGAAAAATGTGGAGAAGGCAAAGGAGATTGCCTGTAGTGAGTGGCTTGATGTCCGAAGTTTCGGCCAAGTGTTCGCCTTTAAGGGGGATGATGCGTCCATCGGTATTCGTGGCCCGGTTTCGGTTCATCCGGCATTCAGTGTGAATTCAATAGATGTGACGGCTCTGCAGATTACGAAGAGCGTGAACAGCGTGTCTGGTGCGAAGAAGGCGTCGGATACAATGGGCATGAAGTACCGCGTGGACTTCGGGATGTATGTTTTTTACGGAAGCATCAACTGCCAGCTCGCAGAAAAAAACGGATTTTCAACGGAAGATGCGGAGAGTATCCGTAAGGCTCTAATTACTCTGTTCGAGAACGACAGTTCATCGGCCCGTCCGGAGGGCAGTATGGAGGTGTGCAGGGTGTTCTGGTGGAAACACAATTCCAAGAGCGGGCAGTATTCCTCCGCGAAGGTTCACCGGACTCTGCATGTGCAGTCGAAGACCGATGCGCCGAAGTCCGTCGAGGATTATGAGATCATGGTAGATAGGCTGGAAGGTCTTGAACCGGAGATCTTTGAGGGAGCGTAA
- a CDS encoding DUF504 domain-containing protein, translated as MRTSHRILLRLLHDPAYDFAAVVVVFIDRGAPGDRSQIGGPEIAAIEGAHMVVETDRGPKYIPIHRVLRILYQGDVIWEREGAGP; from the coding sequence ATGCGGACAAGCCACCGGATCCTCCTCAGACTCCTGCATGATCCTGCCTACGATTTTGCGGCGGTAGTGGTCGTCTTCATCGATCGCGGGGCCCCCGGCGACCGCTCACAGATCGGCGGCCCGGAGATCGCGGCGATAGAAGGGGCGCATATGGTGGTCGAAACAGACCGGGGGCCGAAGTATATCCCCATCCACCGGGTGCTCAGGATCCTCTATCAGGGTGATGTGATCTGGGAAAGGGAGGGGGCCGGCCCATGA